The following is a genomic window from Hymenobacter sp. APR13.
AGCACGCCTGAACAAAGCGCCGCCCGCTTCGGCTCCAATTTCAACACCAACGTGGTGAACGTGAATCTGGCCTTGAAGCTGAAGTTGAACAACGGCTGGGCGCTGAAAGAGGACGCCGTAATTCAGCCCTACCTGTTGGTGGCACCGGGCTGGGTTTTCACCAGCCGCGAAGGAACCTTCAATGGCAATGGTACCAGCACCAATTTGGCCGAAGACAAGAGCTATTTCGACGCCTTTGGGGCAGCCGGTATTAACTTCCGTCTTTCTGACGCCGTGGGCCTGTTCATCCAGACCGGCCAGCACATTCCGCTGAAGGCCAACATCGATGGTGACCCTATCCGCGACGACAACAGCATTGATGACCGCTACCTGCAGCATACCGCGGGCCTGACGGTGGCGCTGGGCAAAGCCAAGGATGAGGACATGGACGGCGTACCCGACCGCAAAGACAAATGCCCCGCTACCCCGTCGGGCGTAGCGGTGGACGCCAACGGCTGCCCGCTTGATGGCGACGGCGACGGCGTTCCGGATTATCAGGATAAGTGCCCCACCGAGAAAGGCACCGCCGCCCTTGAAGGCTGCCCCGACCGTGACAACGACGGCGTGCGCGACTCCGAAGACGACTGCCCCGACGAGGCCGGCACGGCCGCGCTGCGTGGTTGCCCCGATGCTGACGGCGACGGTGTAGCCGACAAAAATGACAAGTGCCCCGGCACGCCCGCCGGCACCCAGGTAGATGCCAACGGCTGCCCACTCGTACTTGATTCCGACAACGACGGGGTGAAGGACGATATGGATAAGTGCCCCAACACGCCTGCCGGTGCGCGGGTAGATGCCAATGGCTGCCCCATGACCATTGACCCAGCCGTGAAGGCCCTGGAGAAACCCGTCCGCTTCAATACTAATAGCACGGTTATCACCACGTCGTCGTACCCCACGCTGAACAAGATGGTGCAGGCCCTCAAAGACCACCCCGAGTACAGCCTGCGCGTTATCGGCCACGCCGATAGCCGTGGTACCGACGAGTACAACCAGGGCCTGTCGGAGCGTCGTGCCAACTCGGTGAAGCGCTACTTCACCGGCAAGCAGCTCGATCCGGCCCGCATCGTGACGGAAGGCCGCGGCGAAAGCCAGCCAGCCGCGCCAAACACGTCGTCGAAAAATATGAGCCAGAACCGTCGCGTAGAATTCAATTTTGAGTTCTTCGTGCCCGGCGCACCGCAGCCATAAGCGTTGCGTGCTACAGCCAGCCAAAGCGGCGGACCCTCTGGGTTCGCCGCTTTTCTGTTTTTGCGGCCTGCTATCAAGTCATGCAGCAATGCATAATAGACAAAGTATATATCAATAAAAGTCTGTCTAACAGCGGGTAAAATGGTTGGCTGCGAAATAGAATCTTGATTAAGCACAACCTTGGGGCAATGGTGAAAGTATAGGACGGTAAATTGCGGGCAACTAATAGGGCAATGCTCTATTGTCCTGTATTTCCACCACATTTTTCTCACCATGAAAAAACTCCTTACCACCAGCGCCGCGCTGGGTTTGTCGCTGTTGGCGGCGGCACCTAGCGTGTTTGCTCAAACCGCAGACCAGCGAACGGCTATCAGTCTGTCGGCCAACACGCTTCAGTATAAAGGCAACTTTGGCTCGCAGTACTGGAACAATGAAGACAACTGGAAGCTGGGCGGCGGCATTTCTTTCAGCCGCTACCTCACTTCCGGCGTCGACCTGGGCCTGCACCTTAACTATGGTAAGGTAAACTACGATGCCGTACAGGGCGCGCCGCAGTTCGGCAGCTTCTTCGAGGCCAACATCGTGAATGCCAACCTGGGCCTCAAGCTGAAGCTCAACAACGGCTGGGCGCTGAAGGAAACGGCGTTCATCCAGCCCTACCTGCTGATTGCTCCTGGTGCAGCGTTCATTAGCTCCGACGGCGTTATCAACCGCAACGGCACCACCCGCGCCTTCGACGGCAGCGACACGTATTTTGACGTGCACGGCGCCGCCGGTATCACGTTCCGCGTGAGCGAGTCGGTGGGCCTGTTTGTGCAGACCGGCCAGCATTTTCCGCTGAGCGCCAACATCGACATGGACCCAGTCCGCGACGATAACAGCTTCGACGACCGGTATCTGCAGCACTCCGCCGGCCTCACCATTGCCCTCGGCAAAAAGGCTGACGAAGACAACGATGGCGTTTCCGACCGCAAAGACAAGTGCCCCGGCACGCCAGCCGGCGTGGCAGTAGACGTCAACGGTTGCCCGCTTGACGGCGACGGCGACGGCGTTCCGGATTACCAGGACAAGTGCCCCACCGAAAAAGGCCTGGCGGCCCTCGAAGGCTGCCCCGACCGTGACGGTGACGGCGTGCGCGACTCGGAAGACAAGTGCCCCGATACCCCCGGCAAAGCCGAGCTGCAGGGCTGCCCCGACGCTGACGGCGACGGTGTAACTGATGCCAGCGATAAGTGCCCCAACACGCCAGCCGGCGTAGCAGTAGATGCTACCGGTTGCCCACTCGATAAAGACGGCGACGGTGTTCCAGATTACCAGGACCGCTGCCCGAACCGCCCCGGTCCGGCCTCCAACAAAGGCTGCCCAGAAATGAAGGTAGAAGAGAAGAAGAAGCTGCAGGAAGCCACGAAGTTCATCCAGTTTGACTTCGATAAGGCTACGCTGAAGCCTATTTCTTTCCCAACGCTCAACGGTCTGGTGCAGATCCTCAACGACTACCCAGACTATAGCCTCGGTATCTCGGCCCACGCCGACAACAAAGGCGACGACGCTTACAACCTGCGTCTGTCGGATGAGCGTGCTGCTTCGGCCCGCACGTACATGCTGAGCAAAGGCATTGCTGCTGACCGTATCGTGTCGCATGGCTACGGCGAAACCAAGCCGATTGCCGACAACGCTACCGAAGCCGGCCGTGCCATCAACCGCCGCGTAGAGTTCGACGTGTACCTGCCCGGTGACCCGAACCCAGCTGAAACCAAGTACGGTGTAGCTCCGGAAATTCCGGCCGCCGCTCCGAAAGCAGCTCCCAAGGCTCCGGTGAAAAAGGCTCCGGCCCGTAAGCCAGCGCCGCGCCGCAAGTAATCGGCCGGCTCATACCCCAACCAACTGCCAAAAGCGGCCAGCTCCCTGAGCTGGCCGCTTTTTTTGTGCGTATCCGTAACCAACCTCCGGCCGCAGGCAGGGCGAGTTGATTGCCAATGGAGCTGATTTGCGTTGGCACTATCTGGTGCACCAATCTGAAAGACGCTGTAAATAGTAAATAACCTCAGCTGCGGAGAGGCCGCGTATCGGCGGCAGGTGTCACTGCCTGCCGAAGACCTGCAAGCCACGCAGCGGCGACACATTCGCCTACAAACCTGGCGCCGCTACGCGGCTTGTTTTGGGTGTTATCCAAGCTGCTCCATGCCTAAGCCGTTACGCGGCTCCTCTGCGGCTTCGGTTAGCCAGGAGATTCCCTTGCTGGCGGGAGTCGGTATAGTGACTCGGGAACCTGCACCGCCGCAAATGCCGCAGACTGAAGAGGCGGTTGGCGCCTGCGCAAAGCCAAAAAAAAGGCTGCCTCGTGAGAAGCAGCCTTTTCAGGAATACGGGCAGTCAGATCTTACTTGCTCATGTCGGCCACGTTAGGCAGAATCTTGAGCAGCTGGTCGAGTTGCTCACGTGTGAAGTTGCCGCCGATGGACATCAGCAGAAACGAGTCGGGCGCGCCTGAAACGCTGCTGGTGGTAACCAGTTCCGTCACCCGGTCGCCTTGCATGCGGGTGGCGTAGCGCATGTTGCCGCCAGTGGTGGTGAGGGGCGTATACCGCTCGTTGGCCAGCAGGCCGTTCACTTCCTGCACCAGCCCATCGGCTACCAGTTTCTGTGCGCTGTTGCTGGTGGGGGCGAAGGTGAGCACCTTAAAGCTGCGTACCGACGAAAGCGCCTGCGTCAGGTCGGAGCCGCCGCCAAGGCTGCCCAAGCGGCCCAGCAGCAGCCGAGTAGTGAGGCCCGCCGACCAGTCGGTGGCCTTGAAGCCGGAGCGGTTTTCGTACTTGTTGAAGAATTCGGCTACCGTGCGGGCCGGACGCTCGGGCCCGGCGGCGCGGCAGCCTGCCAGCATCAGTAAGGCCACCAGCGGCAGCCACAGAAATGCGCGTTTGTTCATAAAAAAGGAGAGAAAGTGAGAGAAAGATGAACGCAAGATGCAGGTTTCAACTGAGCCGCTGCCAACCGATTCGCCAGCGGAAAGCAAGCATTTTCACAATCAGTAGCTTACGGGTCAACTACCCTGCCAGCGTACCTGCTGCGTCTTAAACGACGATTCCAGCCCTACGGCTGGACCTTTCTCCACTATTATCTTCTATCGCCGATGCAATATGGCTATCCGGCATTCTTGGCCCAGCGCTTACTCGAAGCTGATGGTATTCAGAAAGAATACGTCCCGGTCGGGGCCGCGCTCGGCGCGTACGTGCTGGAAGCCGTAGGCCAGCAGCCGGTTGCCGTACCAGGTTACTAGGCCTTCCTGTGTGGTATTGGTGGCCTTTTCGCGGGCAGAAGGCAGGGCCGAGGTAGTCAGGTTGACGCTCAGGTCGTTGGGGGAAGGCGAGGCCCGGTCAATCACCTTATAGTACAGCTTGTCGTTCTGCAGGTAGGAGGCGGCCAGGCGGCCATCGGGGAGCTGACGCAGGCGTACGGTTTCGGTGAGCGTGCGCAGCTCCACATTTTTCATCACCAGCGTATTATCCCAGAGCAAATTGCCGCGCTTATCAAAGCCGCAAATCAGGGCGTGCGTGATGCGGTAGCCGTCGAAGTTGCGGTTGCCGTTGGCCCAACTGGCCCGGTCGTAGGCCGAGTAGTAGGGGTTGTACACCAGGCTCGGGCCGTAGGAGTTGTAGCGGTAATGCGGGAAATACACTTCGGCCACCATCACGTAGCCATCCTCGAATGGCACCAGGTCGTGCATGAGGGTGCGGTATCGCAGGCGCAGCACCCGGTCGGCGGCGCGCATTTTTTCGCTTTTCTGCCGCAGCCGGCTGGCCCGGTTGGGGCTCATGAAGTCGAAGAAGTGCTTGAGGTTGGCAAAGTCATAGAACCGCAGTGAGCGGCGCGAGCCCGACGGCGTGACGCCTGCCGTAAGGTCGGCCGCGAACAGGCCCTGCGAGTAGCGCGGGTCGCGCAGGGTGTAGGTGCCGGCTAGCAGGCGGCCCTCAGCCGAGTCGGTGGCCGGGCTGATTTGGGCCGAAATCAGGCCCCGCTCGCTCTCGGCCTGCACAAACTCCGAGGTAAGTAGCGTGCCGCCCGCCGACAGGTGCTTGAGCTGCAGCCGGTTTTTGAAGCCGTTACTCTGGCTAAGCACAAACTCGGCCCGCTGCGCCGCCGAATCAGCCAGAAACGACAGCTGGGCCGGCAGCGGCTCGTACACCGAGGGCAGAAACTGGTGCTTGCCCGTGGCCAGGTCCAGCAGCAGAATGGTGAGGTGATTATCCACCAGTACCGTCACGAAGAGGTTGCCGGCCAATGCTTTCAGGTCGTAGACGTCGCGCGTGAGCTTGGTGTCGAACTGCACGGTGCGCACTTGGCCGGTGCTGCCATCCACGGCCGCCACCATCAGGCGGTGCTCCACATAACCCGACTGAAACAGCGCGTAGGCCATAGCGCCTTCGGCACAGAACCGCTGAAACTGAAACTCGCCTGCCAGATCCACCTTGCTGTTCCAGCCGGGCTGCAGGCGGTGGTCGTACTTCTGGAGCGTGTAGGTGTCGTTGCGGATGCCGGGCTCGTCCTGCTTTACCAGCAGCAGCACACTGCTGTCCTGCAGCATGGGCTGCACTTCCACCTCGGCAGAATATTCCTGCAAATCCAGCTCCAGGCGGCCGTTTTGGGCGGGTGTGTAGGGCGCCGGCGGAGCCGGCTGCGCCCCGGCGGAGCCGGCCGCAACCAACCAGATACTGAGCAGAAACGGGAAGAGGTGCTTCATGGCCGGGGCTGGCTGCCTGAGCGGAGCCGGAGAGTAGGGAAGATACGCGACAGACGCCGCAAAGTCATGCCCGACCCCGCAAAAATGCGGCCGGACCCCGGTATCAGGCCCCCAGCTCCAGAATCGTGTCGAATTCGGCGGCCTTGAGCGGCATCACCGACAGGCGCGACTGGCGCAGCAGCCCGATCTGGCTGAGGCGCTCCTCCTGCTTGATGCGGGCCAACGACACCGGGCGGGCCAGCGGCTGCTGCGGCTGCAGGTGCACGGCCACCCAGGGGCTGCCGGCTTCGGCGGTGGCGTCGGGGGCGGCGGCGGCGGTTACCTGGGCTACGCCTACCACCTGCTTGTCGCTCACGCTGTGGTAGTAGAGCACCAGGTCGCCGGGCTGCATCTGCTGCAGGAAGTTGCGGGCCTGGTAGTTGCGCACGCCGGTCCAGTCGGTGCCGCCGTCGCGCACAAACGTGTCCCAGGAGTAGGCTTCGGGTTCCGATTTTACGAGCCAGTAGTTCAAATTGCAGGAAAAGAAAAAAGGTGAGGTTGCTGTTTCGGGCCGCAAGTTGGGCAGCCGCAACAGGAATCTCACCTTTTTTTATCCGGTTGTTTTGCCGGGTCCGGTAGCCAGCGCAGCTAGTTTTCCCGGGCGCGCAGCGTTTCGGCGTCCAGCAGCTCCAGCGTGAGCAGGAAGGCCGGCTGGCCGTTGCGGAGGCTGATGCGGTACTTGCCCGGGCCTTCGGATTTCCAGGTGCCGGGCACGTCCAGCGCGGCATCGTCGGGGCCCTGGGTGTGGCGCACAAACGAGCCGTCGGTTTCCAGGCGGAAGCCGTCGATGCCCATGCCGCCCTTCGGCTCGAAGGTGCCCGCAAGCTTGTAGGTCAGCAAACCTTTTTCTTCGGGCAGGTGGGCATAAAACCAGTCTTTGCCGGCAATACCGGCCGGCACCCCGGCATCGGCGCGGTCCTGGCAGCCGCCCAGAACCAGCAGCAGCAGCAAAACGAGTGGGGCAAACAACAAACGGCGCATAGGGAGAGAAAGTAAGTGGAAGGGAGAGATACGGAACGCAGTGGGGCAGGGGGCCAGAATCGTGCCGGAGGGCTATTTTTCCAGCCGCCGCACCTTCAGCACGTCGTTTTCCAGCGACACGATTTCCAGCCGGTAGTCGGGGTCTTTCTTGTCGTCGAGGGAGATGAGCAGGGTCTGGGCGTTTTCGGCTTTCCAGGTGCCTTTGCGGCCTTCCAGCCCGTCGGTGGGGGCAATGTCGAACTGCGTGAACAGGCCGTTTTGCTCGAAGGCAAAGCCCGTACGGCCGCGCGAGGGCGGAAAGGCGTAGGTGTTGGGCCGGTACACGCGCACGTCGCCCTGGTCTTCTTCGTGGGCGTGCAGCCAGGTGTGCTCCAGCTTGCGGAGCGGCGACGAGGCCGAGGTGCCGGGCTGGCAGGTGGCGGCCAGCAGCAAAACGCTCAGCGCGGCCAGAACAGTGAACAGACGCATAAAAGGCAGAGGGGTTAGAGGTGATGGAGGCAGGACAGGCGCCGTGGCAGGTGTATACGGCGCCGCCTCACAACGAATGTAAAGAAATCGGGCGGCCACGGGGCGGCATACCGTAAACTACCCCGCACAAACTACCTTTGTTTGCTATGGATAACCGCGCCCTGATTCGTGCTTTTCGCCTGACCGCCCAGCTCATGGAGCTGCACGAGGAAAATCCGTTCAAGATCCGGGCCTACGAAGGCACCGCCAATGCCCTGGAGCAGCTGACGGTGCCCGTGGCCGACCTCGACCGCACGGGCCTGCCCGACCGCACCGGCCTGAGCAAAACCGCCGCCGCCAAAGTGGCCGAAATGCTCGATACCGGCTCGTTTGAGGAACTGACCCGCCTGCTGGCCGCCACCCCGCCCGGCGTGGTAGAGCTGCTGAAGATTAAAGGCATCGGGCCCAAGAAAATCCGCAGCCTGTGGAAGGAGCTGGGCATTGAAGGCGCCGAGCAGCTGCGTGAAGCTGCCCAGAACGACGAGGTGAGCAAGCTCAAGGGCTTCGGCCAGAAAACCCAGCAGGGCATCCTCGAAGCCCTCGACTTCACCGACCAGAGCCGCGGCAAGCTGCTCTACCCGCAGGCCGAAGAGCTGGCCCACGACCTGCTGACCCGCCTGCAGGCCACCGCCGGCATAGCCGAAGCCGCCGTGGCCGGCGAGGTGCGCCGCCGCCTCGAAACCGTGGAAACCGTGGGGCTGGTGGCTGCCACCGCTGATCCGGCCGCCGCCCACACCACCCTCAATTCCCTGGACGGCCTCACGCCAGACCCGCGCCGCAGCGGCCCGTTTGCCTGGCGCGGCACGGCCACGGCCTCGGGCGTGAAGGTGGAAGTGCTGCTGGTGGCGCCGGCTGCCTTCACCAACCAGCTGCTGCTGAGCACCGCCGCCGAAAACCATCTGGCCGAAGCGCTGCACGAAACCCCGCAGCCCGGCCAGCCCGCCACGCTGCGCCAGTGGCTGAAGCGCGAGCAGTTCGCCACCGAACCCGCTCTTTACGAGCGCGCCGGCCTGCAGTACGTGGAGCCCGAGCTGCGCGAAGGCCTCGGCGAGCTGGCCCTGGCCCGCGAAAACAAGCTGCCCACGCTGCTCGAAGACGCCGACCTGCGCGGCTCGCTGCACAACCACAGCACCTACTCCGACGGCAGCCACAGCCTCCGCGAGATGGCCACTTTCCTGCAGGGCCAGGGCTACGAGTACCTCGGCATCTGCGACCATTCGCAGGCGGCGCACTACGCCAACGGCCTGCCGCCGGAGCGCGTGCGCCAGCAGCACCGCGAAATCGACGAGCTCAACCAGGAGCTGGCGCCGTTCCGCATCTTCAAGGGCATCGAGTCGGATATTCTGTCGGATGGCTCTTTAGACTACCCGCCCACGGTGCTGGAAACCTTTGATTTCATCGTGGCTTCGGTGCACTCCAACCTGAAGATGGACGAGCGCAAGGCCACCACGCGGGTGCTGCGGGCCATCGAAAACCCGTATACCACCATGCTGGGCCACCCCACGGGCCGGCTGCTGCTGCGCCGCGAAGGCTACCCGCTCGACCACAAAGCCGTCATCGACGCCTGCGCCAAGCACAACGTCATCATCGAAATCAACGCCAACCCCTACCGCCTCGACCTGGACTGGCGCTGGGTGCGCTACGCGCTGGACCAGGGCGTGCAACTCAGCATCAACCCCGACGCGCACCATACCAACGGCTACGCCGACATGCGCTACGGCGTGTTCATGGGCCGCAAAGGTGGCCTGACCAAGGACATGACCTTCAATGCCAAGTCGGCGGCGGAAGTGGCCGAGTACTTCGCCAAGCGCAAAGCCGGCATCAAGCCCCCGCTGGAGTTCAAGGATTCGTTGTTTGGGTGAGAAAGTGATGAGGGGATGAGGTAAAAGGTGATGAGGTGAAAAAAACGTCATGCCTTATTACCTCATCACCTTTTACTTCATCACCTCATTACTCTCCCATGAAAATCCTGATTCTGCGCTTTTCTTCCATCGGCGATATTGTGCTGACTACACCCGTTATCCGGGCCGTGAAGCAGCAGGTGCCGGGGGCCGTGGTGCACTTCTGCACCAAGCCCGGCTACCGCGGCATCGTGGCCAATAACCCCTACGTGGACAAGGTGCACTGCCTCACCGGCTCGCTCGCGGAGCTGGTGGCGGAGCTGAAAGCCGAACGGTTTGATTTTGTGGTAGACCTGCACCACAACCTGCGCACCACGCTGCTCAAAACCCGGCTGGGCGTGCGCTCGGCCAGCTTCGACAAGCTGAACTGGCGCAAGTGGCTGCTCGTGAACCTGAAGCTGCACACTATGCCGCGCGTGCACATCGTGGACCGCTACCTAGCCGCCGCGGCCTCGCTCGGCGTGAAGAACGACGGCCGGGGGCTGGACTATTTCATCCCGGAAGCCGACGAAGTGGACATAGCGCAGGCGCTGCCGCCGGTGTTCGGGCGCGGCTACGTGGCGTTTGCCATCGGGGCGCAGCACGCCACCAAGCGGCTGCCCGTGGAGCGCATCATCGAACTGTGTGGCCTGCTGCGCCGCCCGGTGGTGCTACTCGGCGGCCCCGAAGACGAAACCACCGGCCACGTGGTAGAGCTGGCCTTCGACGCGGGCGCCGCCGTTTCGCCCGCGCCCGCGCCGCTCATCCCCGACAGCCCGTACTACTTCCCCAAACAACGAAACACAGAGAATCAACAACGAACAACGATTTACAACGCCTGCGGCAAGTTCAGCCTCAACCAGTCGGCCTCGCTGGTGCGGCAGGCCAGCCTGGTGGTCAGCCACGATACTGGCTTGATGCACATTGCGGCGGCTTTCCGTAAGGAGATTTTTAGCGTGTGGGGCAACACCGTGCCCGAGTTCGGCATGTATCCCTACCGCACCGAATTCCGGGTGCTGGAAGTGCCCAATCTGAGCTGCCGGCCCTGCTCGAAGATCGGCTACGAAAAGTGCCCCCAAGGCCACTTTCGCTGCATGCGCGACAT
Proteins encoded in this region:
- a CDS encoding OmpA family protein, whose product is MRNFLTPSLALGLTLLAAAPRTQAQTADRKTAISLYGSAYQYKGNFGSNFWKWSDNNYGPGITFSRYLTPGLDLGLSGAYVELKSTPEQSAARFGSNFNTNVVNVNLALKLKLNNGWALKEDAVIQPYLLVAPGWVFTSREGTFNGNGTSTNLAEDKSYFDAFGAAGINFRLSDAVGLFIQTGQHIPLKANIDGDPIRDDNSIDDRYLQHTAGLTVALGKAKDEDMDGVPDRKDKCPATPSGVAVDANGCPLDGDGDGVPDYQDKCPTEKGTAALEGCPDRDNDGVRDSEDDCPDEAGTAALRGCPDADGDGVADKNDKCPGTPAGTQVDANGCPLVLDSDNDGVKDDMDKCPNTPAGARVDANGCPMTIDPAVKALEKPVRFNTNSTVITTSSYPTLNKMVQALKDHPEYSLRVIGHADSRGTDEYNQGLSERRANSVKRYFTGKQLDPARIVTEGRGESQPAAPNTSSKNMSQNRRVEFNFEFFVPGAPQP
- a CDS encoding OmpA family protein, producing the protein MKKLLTTSAALGLSLLAAAPSVFAQTADQRTAISLSANTLQYKGNFGSQYWNNEDNWKLGGGISFSRYLTSGVDLGLHLNYGKVNYDAVQGAPQFGSFFEANIVNANLGLKLKLNNGWALKETAFIQPYLLIAPGAAFISSDGVINRNGTTRAFDGSDTYFDVHGAAGITFRVSESVGLFVQTGQHFPLSANIDMDPVRDDNSFDDRYLQHSAGLTIALGKKADEDNDGVSDRKDKCPGTPAGVAVDVNGCPLDGDGDGVPDYQDKCPTEKGLAALEGCPDRDGDGVRDSEDKCPDTPGKAELQGCPDADGDGVTDASDKCPNTPAGVAVDATGCPLDKDGDGVPDYQDRCPNRPGPASNKGCPEMKVEEKKKLQEATKFIQFDFDKATLKPISFPTLNGLVQILNDYPDYSLGISAHADNKGDDAYNLRLSDERAASARTYMLSKGIAADRIVSHGYGETKPIADNATEAGRAINRRVEFDVYLPGDPNPAETKYGVAPEIPAAAPKAAPKAPVKKAPARKPAPRRK
- a CDS encoding DUF4252 domain-containing protein, whose amino-acid sequence is MNKRAFLWLPLVALLMLAGCRAAGPERPARTVAEFFNKYENRSGFKATDWSAGLTTRLLLGRLGSLGGGSDLTQALSSVRSFKVLTFAPTSNSAQKLVADGLVQEVNGLLANERYTPLTTTGGNMRYATRMQGDRVTELVTTSSVSGAPDSFLLMSIGGNFTREQLDQLLKILPNVADMSK
- a CDS encoding EVE domain-containing protein produces the protein MNYWLVKSEPEAYSWDTFVRDGGTDWTGVRNYQARNFLQQMQPGDLVLYYHSVSDKQVVGVAQVTAAAAPDATAEAGSPWVAVHLQPQQPLARPVSLARIKQEERLSQIGLLRQSRLSVMPLKAAEFDTILELGA
- a CDS encoding helix-hairpin-helix domain-containing protein: MDNRALIRAFRLTAQLMELHEENPFKIRAYEGTANALEQLTVPVADLDRTGLPDRTGLSKTAAAKVAEMLDTGSFEELTRLLAATPPGVVELLKIKGIGPKKIRSLWKELGIEGAEQLREAAQNDEVSKLKGFGQKTQQGILEALDFTDQSRGKLLYPQAEELAHDLLTRLQATAGIAEAAVAGEVRRRLETVETVGLVAATADPAAAHTTLNSLDGLTPDPRRSGPFAWRGTATASGVKVEVLLVAPAAFTNQLLLSTAAENHLAEALHETPQPGQPATLRQWLKREQFATEPALYERAGLQYVEPELREGLGELALARENKLPTLLEDADLRGSLHNHSTYSDGSHSLREMATFLQGQGYEYLGICDHSQAAHYANGLPPERVRQQHREIDELNQELAPFRIFKGIESDILSDGSLDYPPTVLETFDFIVASVHSNLKMDERKATTRVLRAIENPYTTMLGHPTGRLLLRREGYPLDHKAVIDACAKHNVIIEINANPYRLDLDWRWVRYALDQGVQLSINPDAHHTNGYADMRYGVFMGRKGGLTKDMTFNAKSAAEVAEYFAKRKAGIKPPLEFKDSLFG
- a CDS encoding glycosyltransferase family 9 protein, producing MKILILRFSSIGDIVLTTPVIRAVKQQVPGAVVHFCTKPGYRGIVANNPYVDKVHCLTGSLAELVAELKAERFDFVVDLHHNLRTTLLKTRLGVRSASFDKLNWRKWLLVNLKLHTMPRVHIVDRYLAAAASLGVKNDGRGLDYFIPEADEVDIAQALPPVFGRGYVAFAIGAQHATKRLPVERIIELCGLLRRPVVLLGGPEDETTGHVVELAFDAGAAVSPAPAPLIPDSPYYFPKQRNTENQQRTTIYNACGKFSLNQSASLVRQASLVVSHDTGLMHIAAAFRKEIFSVWGNTVPEFGMYPYRTEFRVLEVPNLSCRPCSKIGYEKCPQGHFRCMRDIQFNLELPPTQDGR